Proteins found in one Arachis stenosperma cultivar V10309 chromosome 8, arast.V10309.gnm1.PFL2, whole genome shotgun sequence genomic segment:
- the LOC130946539 gene encoding adenine phosphoribosyltransferase 5-like, which produces MFQDITTLLLDHKVFKDTIDIFVDRYKDMGISIVAGVEARGFFFGPSIALAIGSKFVPLRKPRKLPGEVISEKYDLEYGSDCLKMHVGAVKHGEKAIVIDDLVATGGTLSAAITLLERGGAEVVECACIIGLSHFKDDCSVNGKPLYFLVEPRLQ; this is translated from the exons ATGTTTCAGGACATAACGACATTGTTGTTGGATCATAAGGTTTTTAAGGACACAATTGACATTTTTGTTGATCGTTACAAAGACATGGGAATTTCCATTGTTGccg GAGTGGAAGCTAGGGGATTCTTTTTTGGTCCCTCAATAGCATTAGCCATTGGTTCAAAGTTTGTTCCTTTGCGCAAACCTCGAAAGCTACCAG GTGAAGTAATTTCAGAAAAATATGATCTAGAATATGGAAGTGATTGTTTGAAGATGCATGTTGGTGCTGTGAAACATGGTGAGAAAGCCATTGTTATTGATGATTTGGTGGCTACAGGTGGAACTCTGTCTGCAGCAATTACTCTCCTAG AACGTGGTGGTGCTGAAGTAGTGGAATGTGCTTGTATCATTGGTCTGTCTCATTTTAAG GATGATTGCAGCGTGAATGGCAAACCACTTTATTTCCTTGTGGAACCGCGTCTTCAATAA